In Podospora pseudoanserina strain CBS 124.78 chromosome 5, whole genome shotgun sequence, a single window of DNA contains:
- a CDS encoding hypothetical protein (COG:S; EggNog:ENOG503P55X): MSYTITVQVYQTKTNAFFHLAESTVFRNGTWDEVKGAQVLTIGASGTSGSLRFVADTGENFIVTLGVHNYKPWGDIVTKLDPASQTGVVITPEYYETEWGGTQKKERVDARWKTLSSYEVTRDGRKYLFNYTVTSGNNLKVNVVIG; encoded by the coding sequence ATGTCCTACACCATCACAGTCCAGGTCTACCAGACCAAAACCAacgccttcttccacctcgCCGAAAGCACCGTCTTCCGCAACGGCACCTGGGACGAGGTCAAAGGCGCCCAAGTCCTCACCATCGGCGCCAGCGGCACCTCAGGCTCGCTCCGCTTCGTGGCCGACACGGGCGAGAACTTCATCGTCACCCTTGGCGTGCACAACTACAAGCCGTGGGGCGACATCGTCACCAAGCTGGACCCTGCCAGCCAGACTGGTGTTGTCATCACGCCGGAGTACTACGAGACTGAGTGGGGCGGCACTCAGAAGAAGGAGCGTGTTGATGCGAGGTGGAAGACGCTGTCTTCGTATGAGGTCAcgagggatgggaggaagtATTTGTTTAATTACACGGTGACGAGCGGGAATAACCTCAAGGTTAATGTTGTTATTGGTTAG
- a CDS encoding hypothetical protein (EggNog:ENOG503Q5Z7), translating to MYNPSCDPMLSRPLTPDESFHFFKLNPNLALFIPVPECTCCLFFQFYQCGCPDNQSHNGIGLFRELLRFRNPTQFACLYRCPIHFLPQAAQTILHNRGFRHRNDPLPVAQAPVELPFPCYKHQEECSYRISKKAAMNIRPSLGHSNKINKLKRKHKAKREVDWAKIHRKALRAFVYEHTPLQAFNKPKVIHPADQAFIGAWDKIVRPPVHVKLESEDWFLDEQKTDLDNDDTANGSKVADIFYPDIGPLGRCKYEAGATVLDEMMITAISQNQWRRRGYPWELVHRDQNMGEMVWSMD from the coding sequence ATGTACAACCCATCATGCGACCCAATGCTCAGCCGCCCACTCACACCCGACGAAAGCTTCCACTTTTTcaaactcaaccccaacctcgccctcttcaTCCCAGTCCCCGAGTGCACCTgctgcctcttcttccagttCTACCAGTGCGGATGCCCCGACAACCAGTCCCACAACGGCATCGGCCTCTTCCGCGAGCTTCTTCGCTTCCGTAACCCAACTCAGTTTGCTTGCCTGTACAGATGCCCCATCCATTTTCTCCCCCAGGCTGCGCAGACAATCCTCCACAACCGCGGCTTCCGCCACAGGAACGACCCCCTGCCCGTCGCTCAAGCCCCCGTCGAACTCCCGTTTCCGTGCTACAAGCACCAAGAAGAATGCTCATACAGAATCTCAAAGAAGGCAGCCATGAATATCCGGCCGTCCCTGGGACATTCGAACAAGATTAACAAGCTCAAGCGGAAGCACAAAGCAAAGAGGGAGGTTGATTGGGCCAAGATACACAGAAAGGCGCTGAGGGCGTTTGTGTATGAGCACACGCCCCTTCAGGCGTTCAACAAGCCCAAGGTCATCCACCCTGCCGACCAGGCATTCATTGGAGCATGGGATAAAATTGTACGGCCACCTGTCCATGTCAAGCTTGAGAGTGAGGACTGGTTCCTTGATGAGCAAAAGACTGATTTGGACAATGACGACACCGCGAACGGGAGCAAGGTGGCGGATATATTCTACCCCGATATTGGTCCGCTTGGGAGGTGCAAGTATGAGGCTGGCGCGACGGTGctggatgagatgatgaTTACTGCGATATCGCAGAAccagtggaggaggagggggtatCCGTGGGAGCTTGTGCATAGGGATCAGAAcatgggggagatggtgtggAGTATGGATTGA
- a CDS encoding hypothetical protein (EggNog:ENOG503P4TU; COG:S), whose translation MPCQSPLPRQRQQAAPLLNGQATEVGHDRFPNIHHRKLGFKATATFTHSDHLGHQYSIQGPQPDFGRFRASYKLDYHCCTMSGASCFCAICGGPFGDIVFSPPHPDDQPGSDDENDDWNGSTTQSDVAWSGPEDDSDDDDDQSQNQDSIDTDGNSHTSEHAAIEVSDDMEEDEATHPEDQEDFSESGESNQEEADIGFDDMAPSEGSIQSEDEEALEFNEFRFDDIHWSEVPGTGYDRKILRPRHAHWIMTVYALGCNVEAPGPSKCYLSGRGVADWHLGTVTFTPGPIRLRDLNYPRTRGRRRSRLDVVTYIDSTFRDSINWVYPVHMPCLKTLCQVLTGQPDPYGSSKLDKDALFFAMNKLSDWAGGALNITYFKDRPLIPEYWESLPGNEYIHANPFSTDCPHRDQVLVLVSNAIKTSQDSKYLLDDLTDKVKSDRFNILPYDLIHIISCLLPDRDLFSLCCASYIVHKNLEENENFWRYRLAKISMPWFDEALEVLSSPGNEDVLQAKYWKGLLRTLQKLLASKKLGKQGPLMGVYNRRRIWACCQRIAREYFEKVRELRERGVEAVIADIEK comes from the exons ATGCCTTGCCAATCGCCACTCCCTCGTCAAAGGCAGCAAGCAGCCCCTCTGCTCAACGGGCAGGCAACAGAGGTGGGGCACGACAGGTTTcccaacatccaccaccgaaAGCTCGGGTTCAAAGCAACAGCCACTTTCACTCACTCTGATCATTTAGGACACCAATATTCTATTCAAGGGCCGCAACCTGACTTTGGACGATTCCGAGCATCATACAAGCTCGACTATCATTGCTGCACCATGAGCGGTGCTTCTTGCTTCTGCGCCATCTGTGGGGGCCCGTTTGGGGACATTGTCTTCAGCCCACCCCATCCAGATGACCAGCCCGGGTCAGATGACGAGAATGATGACTGGAACGGATCAACAACCCAGTCAGACGTTGCTTGGAGCGGCCCCGAGGATGActctgacgacgacgacgaccagTCCCAAAATCAAGATTCGATTGATACCGACGGCAACTCACACACGAGTGAGCATGCGGCCATTGAGGTCTCTGACGatatggaggaggacgaggccaCCCACCCCGAAGATCAGGAGGATTTCTCCGAGTCTGGTGAAAGCAATCAGGAAGAAGCCGACATTGGTTTCGACGATATGGCCCCAAGTGAGGGCTCGATCCAGagtgaagatgaggaagcGCTTGAGTTTAACGAGTTTCGTTTTGATGATATTCACTGGTCCGAAGTGCCAGGAACCGGATACGATCGAAAGATCTTGAGGCCTCGCCATGCTCACTGGATCATGACTGTATATGCCCTAGGTTGCAACGTGGAGGCACCGGGCCCATCCAA ATGCTATTTATCTGGCCGGGGCGTGGCCGATTGGCACCTGGGCACGGTAACGTTCACACCAGGACCAATCCGTCTTCGTGACCTCAACTATCCGCGTACCCGGGGCCGCCGTCGATCTCGTCTAGATGTTGTCACCTACATTGACTCTACGTTTAGAGACTCGATAAATTGGGTGTATCCAGTACACATGCCCTGTCTCAAAACTCTTTGCCAGGTCCTGACCGGCCAACCCGACCCCTACGGAAGTTCAAAGCTGGACAAGGATGCATTATTCTTTGCCATGAACAAGTTGTCCGACTGGGCAGGGGGAGCGCTGAATATCACATATTTTAAAGACCGGCCACTGATTCCAGAGTACTGGGAATCTCTACCGGGAAACGAGTACATCCACGCCAATCCTTTCTCCACGGACTGTCCCCATCGCGATCAGGTTTTGGTTCTTGTTTCAAACGCCATCAAGACCTCCCAAGACAGCAAGTATCTCTTGGACGACCTCACCGACAAGGTAAAATCCGACCGCTTCAACATCCTACCTTACGATTTGATCCACATAATTTCATGCTTGCTGCCTGACCGGGATTTGTTCTCGCTTTGTTGTGCGTCTTACATCGTCCACAAGAACCTTGAGGAGAATGAGAACTTTTGGCGTTATCGTCTGGCGAAGATATCGATGCCTTGGTTTGATGAGGCATTGGAAGTCTTGTCGTCCCCTGGCAATGAGGATGTGTTGCAAGCCAAATATTGGAAGGGGCTTCTACGTACCCTGCAGAAGCTGCTTGCCTCTAAGAAATTGGGCAAGCAAGGCCCACTAATGGGCGTGTATAATCGAAGGAGGATCTGGGCGTGTTGCCAGCGCATTGCGAGGGAGTACTttgagaaggtgagggaactgagagaaaggggggttgaggcGGTGATTGCGGATATTGAGAAGTAG
- a CDS encoding hypothetical protein (COG:Q; EggNog:ENOG503P1GE) yields MPNVIITGATSGIGLAITHYFASSSSSTPTKIAMLDINSSVGPSLVTSLSTQYPDTEFFFHACDVSSWEAQASVFSSLYDGEFGGRVDVVVANAGVSERGFTTLVVEQDGDKSHPPKKPDMSCLEANLSGVVYSIKLAIYYMDQKPSEEGDPGLILCTASNAGLYPLPTAPLYAASKFGVVGLVRSAAGLVEKENIKICALAPAVLETNIAPRKLYDGMVITPMETLIKAVDRFVKGGKEVNGQVVEVHGGDITVREAHAFVDADTERNFVRFRGLGWA; encoded by the exons ATGCCAAACGTGATCATCACCGGCGCCACCTCTGGCATAGGCCTGGCAATAACGCACTACTTtgcctcgtcctcctcctccactccaACAAAGATTGCAATGCTAGATATCAACTCCTCGGTTGGCCCGTCACTCGTTACTTCCCTGTCGACGCAGTACCCAGACACAGAATTCTTTTTCCACGCCTGCGATGTCTCCAGCTGGGAGGCACAGGCATCAGTGTTTTCGTCCCTTTACGACGGTGAGTTTGGGGGTAGGGTCGACGTCGTGGTTGCGAACGCAGGCGTTTCAGAACGGGGGTTTACCAcgcttgttgttgagcagGACGGTGACAAGTCGCACCCTCCGAAAAAGCCGGATATGAGTTGTTTGGAGGCCAACTTGTCGGGTGTGGTGTACT CGATCAAACTCGCGATCTATTACATGGACCAAAAACCATCAGAAGAGGGAGATCCGGGGTTGATACTCTGCACAGCAAGCAACGCAGGCCtctaccccctccccaccgcacCCCTCTACGCAGCGTCTAAATTCGGGGTCGTCGGCCTGGTGCGATCTGCCGCTGGGCTGGTAGAGAAAGAAAACATTAAGATTTGTGCGCTCGCGCCGGCGGTgttag AAACAAATATCGCGCCTAGGAAACTATACGACGGTATGGTCATCACACCGATGGAAACGCTCATCAAAGCGGTAGACAGGTTCGTCaagggtgggaaggaggtcaatgggcaggtggtggaggttcaCGGGGGTGATATCACTGTCAGGGAGGCACACGCGTTTGTGGATGCGGATACGGAGAGGAATTTTGTGAGGTttagggggttggggtgggcgTAG
- a CDS encoding hypothetical protein (EggNog:ENOG503NVWT; COG:M; COG:O; COG:T), translating into MPQFTATFVPGGYDDYYMPPEVVAPAPQRVMPEVPQNMQNDIQRMELEARESRRESNSTLLNPRGGDAKAFKPFQTSAAGSTTMDVPSFSPFPKVKGENIPPSDEEKEGILWQARNLVLHSNNVSMQVTWARDTLIWVEVAQEAAQREWKREGKGKERPATPKTEHDLRIDAVSIIDYLAQQDHPEANFMKGKWLEFGKFGFRENKREAYSLYKKAAENGYGRAEYRMGMLYENSNDIANAIKHYTLGVKLKDSASNYRLGMMHLMGQHGHQKDYLQGLEMIQHAADTADEDAPQGAYVYGMLIARELPDITLPESILPCDLTVARQYIEKAAYLSFAKAQLKMGQAYELSQLGCDFNPAYSLHYYGLAARQGQPEAALGVSRWFLFGYEGAFAKNEQLAFKYAQEAAVSGLATGEFAMGYYHEIGIHVPKDVREARKWYELAAEHGNKDAKDRLESLSQSKTLTKADHETTTLTRIKSQHGSQRGKRPDRFARQNEVLPTLGETVTPPPGAAHFLYSNSNAFALRNYHQQPLTGIPDRVNFPDPTPRPPAFGVNVDPNNLALRPKSAAPYPLEDNPPPLNARPKSAAPYPEDDMRGPHLNPAAGRLPVGPHADRPGSAFGIRPLSPNGMHSAPPDRSRPMSGQPPNGGWGPQGAPGNYRRPSPGPSAQYPPQQQNGRYGPPGPGIPSAGMPPIGDPTRQRLQKPNPNAPPPLAQGPPPGQYPPAGGKYPPQGSPGLQPGRDYGPPGGGRPNQRPVSDAYGPQGGYDRYGAGPPAAAAGRVPLPNPNLRPDAHRVESMPASGRPVPNNGRPVSSHAHDGGRVSAPPGSAAAARPSPGPGTPGSIASGPRPAAGRPPVKTDHPDGKTMGQGPATFEEMGIPQGKNDGDCVVM; encoded by the exons ATGCCACAGTTCACTGCGACTTTCGTCCCAGGCGGGTACGATGATTACTACATGCCGCCAGAGGTCGTTGCGCCTGCCCCTCAACG GGTAATGCCTGAGGTGCCCCAGAACATGCAAAACGACATTCAACGCATGGAATTAGAAGCTCGCGAATCCCGAAGAGAAAGCAACTCGACATTACTCAACCCCCGTGGCGGCGACGCAAAGGC TTTCAAACCCTTCCAGACCAGCGCCGCCGGCTCCACCACAATGGACGTCCCATCAttctccccttttcccaagGTCAAGGGCGAGAACATCCCGCCCAGCgacgaagagaaggagggcatTCTGTGGCAGGCGcgcaacctcgtcctccactCCAACAATGTGTCGATGCAGGTCACCTGGGCCCGCGACACCCTCATCTGGGTCGAGGTCGCCCAGGAGGCCGCGCAGAGGGAATGGAAGcgggaaggaaaggggaaggagaggccCGCGACACCAAAGACGGAACACGACCTGCGAATAGACGCCGTCAGCATCATCGACTACCTCGCCCAGCAGGACCACCCCGAGGCAAACTTTATGAAAGGAAAATGGCTCGAGTTTGGCAAGTTCGGATTCCGAGAGAACAAGCGGGAGGCGTATTCGCTGTACAAGAAGGCGGCCGAAAATGGGTACGGTAGGGCCGAATACCGCATGGGCATGCTGTACGAAAACTCGAATGATATCGCAAACGCCATCAAGCATTACACCCTCGGCGTCAAGCTCAAGGACTCGGCCTCCAACTACCGCCTCGGCATGATGCACCTGATGGGACAGCACGGCCATCAAAAGGACTATTTGCAGGGGTTGGAAATGATTCAGCATGCAGCCGACACGGCCGACGAAGACGCCCCTCAGGGTGCATATGTGTACGGCATGCTGATCGCTCGGGAACTGCCCGACATCACCCTTCCCGAGAGCATCCTGCCGTGCGACCTGACGGTAGCTCGACAGTACATCGAAAAGGCGGCCTATCTCAGCTTTGCCAAGGCTCAACTGAAGATGGGACAGGCATATGAGTTGAGCCAGCTTGGCTGTGACTTCAACCCTGCCTACTCGCTTCACTATTATGGTCTCGCTGCCCGCCAAGGCCAGCCAGAAGCCGCCCTCGGTGTCAGTCGCTGGTTCCTCTTTGGTTACGAAGGCGCCTTTGCCAAGAACGAGCAGCTGGCTTTCAAGTATGCACAGGAAGCGGCTGTCTCTGGACTGGCAACGGGCGAGTTCGCCATGGGTTACTACCACGAAATCGGCATCCACGTTCCCAAGGACGTTAGAGAAGCCAGGAAGTGGTACGAGCTCGCAGCCGAGCATGGCAACAAGGACGCCAAGGACAGACTCGAGTCACTGAGCCAGTCTAAGACACTGACCAAGGCTGACCACGAAACAACAACACTCACTCGAATCAAGTCCCAGCATGGCTCTCAGCGCGGCAAACGGCCAGACAGATTTGCAAGACAGAACGAGGTCTTGCCTACACTTGGGGAGACGGTGACACCCCCGCCTGGTGCGGCCCATTTTCTTTACTCTAATTCTAATGCTTTTGCTCTCCGCAACTATCACCAGCAGCCACTAACAGGAATACCAGACCGGGTCAACTTCCCAGACCCTACCCCTCGACCTCCTGCTTTTGGGGTAAATGTAGACCCGAACAACCTTGCGCTGCGCCCCAAGAGTGCAGCGCCGTATCCCCTCGAAGACAACCCGCCACCGCTGAATGCGAGGCCAAAGTCAGCGGCGCCCTATCCCGAGGATGATATGCGTGGTCCTCATTTGAACCCGGCGGCTGGTCGTCTCCCTGTTGGACCGCATGCGGACCGTCCCGGATCTGCTTTCGGTATCCGTCCTTTATCGCCAAACGGCATGCACAGTGCTCCTCCTGATCGCAGTCGTCCCATGTCTGGACAACCTCCTAACGGCGGCTGGGGTCCCCAAGGTGCTCCCGGTAACTATAGACGCCCTAGTCCGGGTCCTAGTGCACAATATCCACCTCAGCAGCAAAACGGACGGTATGGGCCTCCGGGGCCTGGCATTCCTTCCGCTGGGATGCCACCTATCGGCGATCCGACGAGGCAACGGCTCCAGAAGCCGAACCCGAAtgctccacctcccctcgCTCAAGGACCTCCTCCGGGTCAGTATCCCCCTGCAGGTGGCAAGTACCCACCCCAGGGCAGTCCCGGGCTGCAGCCGGGGCGAGACTATGGTCcgcctggtggtgggcgcCCCAACCAACGCCCTGTCAGTGACGCTTACGGACCTCAAGGCGGGTACGATCGTTATGGTGCTGGACccccagctgctgctgctgggagggTGCCATTGCCAAACCCGAATCTGCGACCAGACGCGCACAGAGTGGAGAGCATGCCTGCAAGCGGGAGACCAGTTCCCAATAACGGTAGGCCGGTGTCATCGCATGCTCATGACGGCGGGCGTGTTAGTGCGCCCCCTGGTAGTGCAGCGGCGGCCAGACCAAGTCCGGGGCCGGGAACTCCGGGTTCGATTGCTTCTGGACCGAGACCTGCCGCCGGGAGACCACCTGTTAAGACCGATCATCCCGATGGAAAGACAATGGGTCAGGGGCCCGCGACATTTGAGGAGATGGGCATTCCGCAGGGGAAGAATGATGGTGACTGT GTTGTGATGTAA
- the RPN12 gene encoding regulatory particle non-ATPase (COG:O; BUSCO:EOG09263XN3; EggNog:ENOG503NXSX), whose product MADRQLTTLLTQLRTPSLPFPQSTTLLSKAKLLLLQLSALTPSPTVPPANLTLAREVYELGALHSLRAKNPDSFTRYVSQLQPFYELPPSAFSSPSQNQNKVTALWLLFLLTQGRYTEFHSDLEGLSTRGSVAEVENDKFLGYPIKLERWLMEGAYDRVWKAMKKGEVPSEEFGVLCEVLTPQIRREIASSSERAYPSLPFLSAQSLLFLDSEGAVVDFAHSRGWVIKDRTIYFPTAAELNADEEGEQEQEKEVGQMVIENTLGYARQLETIV is encoded by the exons atggCCGACCGCcaactcaccaccctcctcacccaactccgcaccccctccctccccttcccccaatccaccaccctactCTCAAAagccaaactcctcctcctccagctctcagccctaaccccctcccccaccgtccccccCGCCAACCTTACCCTCGCCCGCGAGGTCTACGAGCTCGGcgccctccactccctccgCGCCAAAAACCCCGACTCCTTCACCCGCTACGTCTCCCAGCTCCAGCCCTTCTACGAGCTCCCCCCTTCtgctttctcctccccctcccaaaaccaaaacaaagTCACCGCCCTctggctcctcttcctcctaaCCCAAGGCCGCTACACCGAGTTCCACTCCGACCTCGAAGGACTCTCAACCCGCGGTTCTGTCGCAGAAGTGGAAAACGACAAGTTTTTGGGGTACCCCATCAAGCTAGAGAGGTGGCTCATGGAGGGGGCGTATGACCGGGTCTGGAAGgcgatgaagaagggggaggttcCGAgtgaggagtttggggtCTTGTGTGAG gTATTGACCCCCCAAATCCGCCGAGAAATCGCCTCATCCTCCGAGCGCGCCTACCCGtccctccctttcctctcAGCCCagtccctcctcttcctcgactCGGAAGGCGCCGTCGTCGACTTTGCCCACAGCCGCGGTTGGGTCATCAAGGATAGGACTATTTACTTTCCCACTGCCGCCGAGCTCAAcgccgacgaggaaggggagcaggagcaggagaaggaggttggcCAGATGGTGATTGAAAACACGCTGGGGTACGCCAGGCAGTTGGAGACGATTGTGTAA